The following proteins come from a genomic window of Paucimonas lemoignei:
- the ydaM_2 gene encoding putative signaling-related membrane protein: MALDPPTLLILSIALAAAASSYLAIEWRTVREPSLLFWSAGFATITVGCTLSLLRMNGLLLIGIWFANGLLITAHWLFLLGVARFTHTQLSRAWYLIFVIWLSLLLLPSDQLWPKIMLVANSLLIAAVTLRASFLLRPHGRSLSIGAVQLRYVLLGHGVFYVAKAIPALVPGTLIDLAAFRGEIIQISLVEGAMAIMLIALSMTGTERYRREKRIERLAARDPLTGLYNRRALDVRAPRLLAKVSPARPGALLLIDIDNFKLVNDLYGHTSGDRLLVTLGAMIRSVLPEGALTARLGGDEFVIMLANASEDTVIGLGNTLRDLFSEAASQSFVTPEAVTLSIGANLYDQPPASLTSLIELGDTALYESKRGGRNSIRLVVQTRSGNESPAGA, encoded by the coding sequence ATGGCGCTCGATCCACCTACGCTGCTGATCCTCAGTATTGCCCTTGCAGCAGCCGCTTCCTCATACCTGGCAATCGAATGGCGCACCGTTCGCGAACCCTCGCTGCTGTTCTGGAGCGCGGGGTTCGCGACCATCACCGTGGGCTGCACCCTCTCCCTGCTGCGCATGAACGGACTGTTACTGATCGGTATCTGGTTTGCCAACGGCCTGCTGATCACAGCCCACTGGCTGTTCCTGCTGGGCGTGGCACGCTTTACCCATACGCAGCTATCCCGCGCGTGGTACCTGATTTTTGTCATCTGGCTGTCGCTGCTGTTACTGCCCAGCGATCAACTCTGGCCCAAGATCATGCTGGTCGCCAACTCACTGCTGATCGCGGCTGTGACCCTCAGGGCCAGCTTCCTGCTGCGCCCCCACGGTCGATCACTGAGCATTGGCGCAGTGCAATTGCGTTACGTGTTGCTGGGCCATGGTGTGTTCTACGTTGCCAAGGCGATCCCGGCGCTGGTGCCGGGCACGCTGATCGACCTGGCGGCGTTTCGTGGCGAAATCATCCAGATCTCGCTGGTCGAGGGCGCCATGGCGATCATGCTGATTGCCCTGTCGATGACCGGCACCGAGCGCTATCGGCGCGAGAAGCGCATCGAGCGATTGGCCGCACGCGACCCGCTGACCGGACTGTACAACCGCCGCGCGCTGGATGTGCGCGCGCCACGCTTGCTGGCAAAAGTCTCACCTGCTCGACCCGGCGCGCTGCTGTTGATTGATATCGACAACTTCAAACTGGTCAACGACCTGTATGGCCATACCTCGGGCGACCGTTTGCTGGTGACGCTGGGCGCCATGATTCGCTCGGTATTGCCCGAAGGCGCGCTGACCGCTCGGTTGGGCGGCGATGAGTTTGTCATCATGCTGGCCAATGCCTCTGAGGACACCGTCATCGGGCTGGGTAACACGCTGCGCGACCTGTTCAGTGAAGCTGCCTCGCAATCATTCGTCACGCCTGAGGCCGTCACCCTGAGCATCGGCGCAAACCTGTACGACCAGCCCCCAGCCAGCCTCACGTCACTGATCGAACTGGGTGATACCGCGCTCTATGAGTCCAAACGCGGTGGCCGCAACAGTATCCGATTGGTCGTTCAGACACGCTCCGGCAACGAGTCCCCGGCAGGTGCGTAA
- the gstB_1 gene encoding glutathione S-transferase, translating into MTSPSLQPAPTSNTSMKIHDWFDGPYPARVRIALAEKGLLSNVEFVSVNLWKGEHKTPEFLAFNYSGTLPVLELQDGTLIAECTAITQYLDSLEGSPSLTGETPRDKGIIHMMTKRAEIELLDAVSVYFHHATPGLGPEVELYQNAEWGNRMRDKAIRGMRYFDNLLQHQPFVAGDRFSMADIAVLGGMIFASLVKLPVPEECEALREWHTRMQQRQSVQQWQAMVDRGAPQD; encoded by the coding sequence ATGACCTCTCCATCGCTTCAACCCGCACCCACTTCCAATACATCCATGAAAATCCACGACTGGTTCGATGGCCCCTATCCGGCCAGGGTGCGCATTGCCCTCGCTGAGAAAGGCTTGCTATCAAACGTCGAATTTGTGTCGGTCAATCTCTGGAAAGGCGAGCACAAGACACCTGAATTTCTGGCGTTCAACTACTCAGGCACCCTGCCGGTGCTGGAACTGCAGGACGGCACACTGATTGCCGAATGCACGGCGATTACTCAATACCTGGACAGCCTGGAAGGCAGCCCTTCCCTAACCGGTGAAACCCCACGGGATAAAGGCATCATTCACATGATGACCAAGCGCGCCGAGATCGAATTGCTCGATGCTGTCAGCGTGTACTTTCACCATGCGACGCCAGGCCTTGGCCCGGAAGTGGAGCTTTACCAGAACGCCGAATGGGGCAACCGGATGCGCGACAAAGCGATCAGGGGCATGCGCTATTTCGACAACCTGCTCCAACATCAACCGTTCGTGGCGGGCGACCGATTCTCGATGGCTGACATCGCGGTACTGGGCGGGATGATCTTTGCTTCACTGGTCAAACTGCCGGTGCCTGAGGAGTGCGAAGCCTTGCGCGAATGGCACACCAGAATGCAGCAACGACAAAGCGTGCAGCAGTGGCAAGCGATGGTTGATCGCGGCGCGCCACAGGACTGA
- a CDS encoding TetR family transcriptional regulator, translating into MSENAREAILAAARSAAQLHGYSGINFRSIADAVGIKNASIYYHFASKADLGAAVAQRYWQDTAGALQAICDSHSDPIQCLELYPSIFRKSLEDGNRLCLSSFMAAEYEDLPDEVQAEVKAFADANIAWLNARLAATGLGSPEQCERRARAIYTAVAGAQLIARTRQDIGLFDELIFSYKEAGLIPA; encoded by the coding sequence GTGAGCGAAAACGCTCGGGAAGCCATTTTGGCCGCAGCGAGAAGTGCTGCTCAGTTGCACGGCTACAGCGGAATCAACTTCCGCAGCATTGCCGATGCGGTGGGCATCAAGAACGCAAGCATCTACTACCACTTCGCGAGCAAAGCTGACCTGGGCGCGGCCGTTGCGCAGCGTTACTGGCAGGATACGGCGGGTGCCCTTCAGGCAATTTGCGACTCCCATTCCGACCCCATCCAGTGTCTTGAGCTGTACCCGTCGATATTTCGCAAGTCCCTGGAGGACGGCAACCGGCTGTGCCTTTCCAGCTTCATGGCAGCTGAATATGAAGATTTGCCCGATGAGGTTCAGGCAGAGGTCAAAGCGTTTGCCGACGCCAATATCGCGTGGCTGAACGCACGCTTGGCTGCGACCGGTTTAGGCAGCCCGGAACAGTGCGAACGCCGGGCGCGAGCCATTTACACGGCCGTGGCTGGCGCGCAGCTGATCGCTCGAACGCGTCAGGATATCGGGTTGTTTGATGAGCTGATCTTCAGTTACAAAGAGGCAGGCCTGATTCCGGCTTGA
- the dehH1 gene encoding hydrolase — protein MLDLPNTTIIDGNAVRWGTSGSGPALVAIHGTPFSSQVWRKIVPHLTDRRTVYYFDLVGYGQSQMCADQDVSLAVQNKVLAALFAEWGLQRPDVLAHDFGGATALRAWYLNDLRYASLTIFDAVALAPWGSPFVQHVRQHEEAFAGMPDYMHRALLRAYLQTSAHQPLSEQALDIYSAPWLGAVGQPAFYRQIAQMDQRYTDEVEGLYDRLDCPVNVLWGQNDEWIPHDKGLALARLISDRECTLIPGAGHLVQEDCPEAIVAAVLKSLAG, from the coding sequence GTGCTTGATCTACCCAACACCACGATCATTGATGGCAATGCTGTGCGCTGGGGCACGTCGGGAAGTGGCCCTGCGCTGGTGGCCATTCACGGCACGCCATTCTCATCCCAGGTCTGGCGCAAGATAGTGCCGCATCTCACTGATCGCAGAACGGTTTATTACTTCGATCTGGTGGGTTACGGCCAGTCGCAAATGTGTGCTGATCAGGATGTCTCCCTGGCGGTGCAGAACAAAGTGCTGGCTGCGTTGTTCGCCGAGTGGGGGTTGCAACGCCCGGATGTCCTGGCGCATGACTTTGGTGGTGCCACGGCCTTGCGCGCCTGGTACCTGAACGACCTGCGTTATGCCTCACTGACTATTTTCGATGCGGTCGCGCTGGCACCTTGGGGGTCACCTTTTGTTCAGCACGTGCGTCAGCATGAAGAGGCGTTCGCCGGTATGCCCGATTACATGCATCGCGCACTGCTTCGCGCTTACCTGCAGACGTCCGCGCATCAGCCCTTGTCGGAACAGGCGCTGGATATCTACAGCGCACCGTGGCTTGGGGCTGTCGGCCAACCGGCGTTTTATCGCCAGATTGCCCAGATGGACCAGCGCTATACGGACGAGGTCGAAGGGCTGTACGACCGCCTGGACTGCCCGGTGAATGTGCTTTGGGGCCAGAACGACGAGTGGATCCCCCATGACAAAGGACTCGCCCTGGCCAGACTGATTTCTGACCGCGAATGCACGCTCATCCCCGGCGCAGGCCACTTGGTTCAGGAGGATTGCCCGGAAGCGATAGTGGCAGCGGTGCTCAAGAGTCTGGCCGGATGA
- the soxS gene encoding araC family transcriptional regulator has product MIELLPACAYAARYVPSQSAMGFAFDSQRGLHAIGSDRVLPFTAMPNSLAFVPAGCDVLSESPSGGEYLRVVRTDGMALDGDKAFNNRLDQQATRLASRMRSALLRATVNDDWEAWALALAQRALCHQAHPVAGCSINPSRMRLLDEFIDAGLDGPIGVKVMAQLLGLSEGYFIRAFKTATGQGPHAYLLGRRVSKARALMRDTPVGLSDIALACGFNSQAHMATVFRQRLGVSPGQLRRLSQGDEHPSQTAVGDK; this is encoded by the coding sequence ATGATTGAATTGCTGCCCGCCTGCGCCTATGCCGCCCGCTATGTGCCGAGTCAGTCGGCGATGGGTTTCGCCTTCGACAGCCAGCGCGGCCTGCACGCTATCGGCAGTGATCGGGTGCTGCCCTTCACGGCCATGCCCAACAGCCTCGCGTTCGTCCCCGCAGGCTGTGACGTGCTGTCCGAATCCCCCAGTGGCGGTGAATACCTGAGGGTCGTGCGCACGGACGGCATGGCGCTGGACGGGGATAAAGCCTTCAACAACCGCCTCGATCAACAAGCCACCCGCCTCGCCTCGCGCATGCGCAGCGCCCTGCTGCGGGCCACGGTGAACGACGACTGGGAGGCCTGGGCTCTGGCCCTGGCGCAACGGGCGCTGTGTCATCAGGCGCACCCCGTGGCAGGCTGCTCGATCAACCCGAGCCGGATGCGCTTGCTCGATGAATTCATTGATGCAGGCCTCGACGGGCCCATAGGGGTCAAGGTAATGGCGCAACTGCTGGGCTTGTCTGAAGGCTATTTCATCCGCGCGTTCAAGACCGCCACCGGGCAAGGCCCTCATGCTTATCTGCTCGGCCGACGGGTGAGCAAAGCCCGGGCGCTGATGCGCGATACACCTGTCGGCCTGTCGGACATCGCCCTGGCCTGCGGTTTCAATTCACAGGCGCATATGGCAACGGTTTTCAGGCAACGGCTGGGGGTGAGTCCGGGACAGTTGCGGCGTTTGAGTCAGGGTGATGAACATCCGTCGCAAACAGCCGTCGGTGATAAGTGA
- the ilvA_2 gene encoding threonine dehydratase: protein MHSLTRDDIEQAARLVYQVMPATAQHAWPLLAQRLGCTVWVKHENHTPTGAFKVRGGITFMHWLKREHPQVQGVVSATRGNHGQSVALAAGAQGLRAMIVVPQGNSPEKNNAMRGFGGEVVEHGRDFDEAREEAARLAHVHGLYLVPPFHGELVKGVATYALELFSAVPDLDTVYVPIGCGSGICAVIAARDALGLKTEVVGVVSTEADAAKRSFEAGALCETASATTFADGLAVRKPVPEAFAVYAAGAARIVAVNDAQIAEAMRIYYTDTHNLAEGAGAAPLAALIQERDTMRGRKVAVILSGGNVDMSVYARVIG, encoded by the coding sequence ATGCACAGCCTGACGCGTGATGACATTGAACAAGCCGCCCGGCTTGTCTATCAAGTGATGCCTGCCACCGCTCAACACGCCTGGCCCTTGCTGGCGCAGCGGCTGGGCTGCACGGTGTGGGTCAAGCACGAAAATCACACCCCGACCGGTGCGTTCAAAGTCCGTGGCGGGATCACCTTCATGCACTGGCTCAAGCGCGAGCATCCTCAGGTGCAAGGCGTTGTCAGCGCCACCCGGGGCAATCATGGGCAGAGTGTGGCGCTGGCAGCCGGGGCGCAGGGCTTGCGGGCGATGATTGTGGTGCCCCAAGGCAACTCGCCGGAAAAGAACAACGCCATGCGCGGTTTCGGCGGCGAGGTGGTGGAGCATGGTCGCGACTTCGACGAAGCCCGGGAAGAAGCGGCACGCCTGGCGCACGTCCACGGGCTTTACCTGGTGCCGCCTTTTCATGGCGAGCTGGTCAAGGGCGTGGCGACTTATGCGCTGGAGCTGTTCTCCGCCGTGCCGGACCTGGACACCGTTTACGTGCCGATCGGGTGCGGCTCGGGGATTTGCGCCGTCATCGCCGCCCGCGATGCGCTGGGCCTGAAAACCGAGGTGGTCGGGGTAGTGTCCACCGAAGCCGACGCCGCCAAGCGTTCGTTTGAAGCTGGCGCCCTGTGCGAGACCGCCTCGGCCACTACCTTTGCCGACGGCCTGGCCGTGCGCAAGCCGGTGCCTGAAGCCTTTGCTGTTTACGCAGCGGGCGCGGCGCGGATCGTGGCGGTGAATGACGCGCAAATCGCCGAGGCCATGCGCATCTATTACACCGACACCCACAACCTGGCCGAAGGCGCCGGAGCGGCACCCTTGGCGGCGTTGATACAGGAGCGTGACACGATGCGCGGGCGCAAGGTGGCGGTGATTCTGTCCGGGGGCAATGTGGACATGTCGGTGTATGCGCGAGTGATTGGCTAG
- the ttr_2 gene encoding acetyltransferase, producing the protein MQPVIRDATPDDAGRISTIIIAALRQTNARDYPAHIIAQVEHSFSPSAVLGLLAQRQVFVAALEGEVMATASLDRNTVRSVFVHPSSQGTGLGRQLMQCVEATAADAGVQRLRVPSSITAEGFYSALGFIRLREEFHGAERTIIMEKSLAGP; encoded by the coding sequence ATGCAACCTGTCATCCGCGACGCCACACCAGACGATGCAGGCCGCATCAGCACGATCATCATCGCCGCCCTGCGCCAGACCAATGCCCGAGATTACCCGGCGCACATCATTGCGCAAGTGGAACACAGCTTTTCCCCCTCCGCCGTGCTCGGCTTGTTGGCACAGCGTCAGGTGTTCGTGGCGGCTCTGGAAGGCGAGGTCATGGCCACGGCGAGCCTTGATCGAAACACCGTGCGCAGTGTGTTCGTGCACCCGAGCAGCCAGGGAACGGGCTTGGGGCGGCAGCTGATGCAGTGCGTCGAGGCAACGGCAGCCGATGCCGGGGTTCAGCGGCTGCGCGTTCCCTCGTCGATCACCGCCGAGGGCTTTTATTCAGCATTGGGGTTCATTCGGCTGCGGGAAGAATTTCATGGCGCTGAACGCACGATCATCATGGAAAAGAGCCTGGCTGGACCCTGA
- the mii_2 gene encoding PrpF protein, with protein MNQPLRQHAEQPALRSRLQGGVIEIPVHYMRGGTSTGVVIWEPLLPQDESLKAELLRHLMGVPLAGHQPGNRQITGLGRGPATSNKVFLARVEEGPAGRHIVSTLAQLASDHSEIDWSVNCGNMSSALPLWAVDTGLIEARASGSFDVEIKNTNTGVLTVGRMSRDATGRYVNADIPGVSGAFPSVDLFLQSPVGNKTGRLLPTGQVVDVIAGHKVSCVDVAVPMVIADAASFGKTGHEAISELEADPVFMAQLRQVWIEAGLKMQLRRRDGQLMSLADLERSETIPKVCIVGAPRHGGHIAVRYFTPQTGHASMAVSGGCCLAAACMLVGSVAHERAVGVSSPTASFSDIEVSIENPAGKLDTTVSVKMDGDSIDIRAAAYRRNAQILMRGYVPLYRASAHLFEALSTMATESAAT; from the coding sequence ATGAACCAACCCCTGCGGCAACACGCTGAACAGCCTGCATTGCGCAGCCGCTTGCAAGGCGGCGTGATCGAAATCCCGGTGCATTACATGCGCGGCGGCACGTCGACGGGCGTGGTGATCTGGGAACCCTTGCTGCCCCAGGACGAAAGCCTCAAAGCCGAGCTGTTACGCCATCTCATGGGCGTGCCGCTGGCAGGCCATCAGCCTGGCAATCGGCAGATAACCGGCCTGGGGCGAGGGCCTGCTACCAGCAACAAGGTCTTTCTGGCACGGGTCGAAGAGGGGCCTGCGGGCCGTCATATCGTCAGCACGCTTGCGCAGCTGGCCAGTGATCACAGTGAAATAGACTGGAGCGTGAACTGCGGGAATATGTCCTCCGCGCTGCCGTTGTGGGCGGTGGATACCGGATTGATCGAAGCGCGCGCCAGCGGCAGTTTTGACGTCGAAATCAAAAACACCAACACCGGCGTGCTCACAGTCGGGCGCATGTCCCGCGATGCCACTGGGCGCTATGTGAATGCCGACATTCCAGGCGTTTCCGGTGCGTTCCCCAGTGTCGATCTGTTTCTGCAATCCCCGGTGGGGAACAAGACCGGCAGGTTGTTACCCACGGGCCAGGTTGTGGATGTCATCGCCGGGCACAAGGTCTCGTGTGTCGATGTCGCGGTGCCGATGGTGATTGCGGACGCCGCCAGCTTCGGCAAAACCGGCCATGAAGCGATATCGGAGCTGGAAGCCGACCCGGTGTTCATGGCGCAGTTGCGGCAAGTCTGGATCGAGGCGGGCCTCAAGATGCAACTGCGACGCCGGGATGGCCAGCTCATGAGCCTCGCTGATCTGGAGCGCAGCGAGACCATTCCCAAAGTCTGCATCGTTGGCGCCCCGCGTCATGGCGGGCACATTGCGGTGCGTTACTTCACGCCGCAGACCGGCCACGCCTCCATGGCGGTGTCGGGTGGTTGCTGCCTGGCGGCGGCCTGCATGCTGGTCGGTTCGGTCGCCCATGAAAGGGCTGTAGGGGTGAGCAGCCCGACGGCTTCCTTCTCGGATATCGAAGTGAGTATCGAAAACCCGGCAGGCAAGCTCGATACCACCGTGAGCGTGAAAATGGATGGCGATAGCATCGACATTCGGGCTGCTGCGTATCGGCGCAATGCGCAAATCCTGATGCGCGGTTACGTGCCGCTTTACAGGGCGTCGGCACATCTGTTTGAGGCCTTGAGCACAATGGCTACTGAATCTGCCGCCACATGA
- a CDS encoding type IV pilus-associated protein produces the protein MGLVELLFRTLRRLAKYLYGALFALYITAPAYAFTPAPAPLLNSSVVPPNVVLQISNSLNMYNIITSASFDASVTNRISVRYSAACVSALGIVIPCLTPTTVAGTNTVSVRELSALSVLGLSVNCLVGGVPIYKGIFQYCMKLPDPEGNGLTRYTGDYLSWLVDTYGAGGGLIDLTQGQIPNDYRMGAAKSAATTAIDRNPDLRIGLATYNNAASAAAGPGGRIVSNVLDLKKVDKNRYQTTEVTQDQATINANILKTAIAGLVPSANSPVAGTYYEVTRYFRGLKPFYNTTPTRYTSPIQYRCQKNYGVVITDGLPTFDRVFPTGSADADVTNSGRSLPNWDLNAANDGTNINGDAEGNTLFLDDMAKFAFDIDMRKATDGTDLALKSWDDTSFAQQNMNTYTLGFIAGNQMMIDAADASHGRGRYYPSSDRASLTGSLQRVLSEIAALYAKNGTGPTVFSGLGGGAANSSTLTTGARFYQSFYDTSDWRGAISAFDIDPNTGALSTAKWSTDTTVVAGATAPIFESWSTGTTPAKITLNYSNFAAAQQTTLNSGLPTGVTGAQLIAWTMGIANPALRARTRLLGDIVSSPLIAVNPTDKTSADIAGNTSYSTFLTAKAAGMTPSVLVNANDGFFNVLNADGTRRYAYMPSTALPALATIATPGYGTGIHKFTVDGPLAVFDAQQGTSWRTIAFGGVGAGGKAYFAVKLYESNNTPVALWEVKAPDENTPANPFNNLGYAYSKPEVARMADGTSIVVLGNGYDSFTKRASLFVLNANTGALIREIQTPLLDGGDNGLSSVKLKVNSQNVVQAAYAGDLKGRLWKFDMSSTAATGWGVAFGGNTPLFTTPGGAAQPITAQPLVVDHPVNGKLVYVGTGKFMETSDKTSIAQQGFFAIWDADAGAGGIRNTDLVAQSIDSGSVTGLNGNAYYSSSSNDVDWTAKRGWYILLATDDPFLGERVIFPAQVTRGRITFTTAAANSQDPCASAGTGTGRLFELDAAKGGMLNYQVLDTTGDSKITAADSKVSAVAFLDGIPTYFPILTGVGTNPDVKYSVRTSTNVSPTLEAGAAGGSQRVMWRQIQ, from the coding sequence ATGGGACTTGTTGAATTATTGTTTAGAACCCTGCGTCGTCTCGCCAAGTACCTGTACGGCGCGCTGTTTGCGCTGTACATCACGGCGCCCGCTTACGCGTTCACCCCGGCACCTGCGCCCCTGTTGAATTCATCCGTGGTGCCGCCCAACGTGGTGTTGCAGATCAGTAATTCGCTGAACATGTACAACATCATCACCTCGGCCAGTTTTGATGCCAGCGTTACCAATCGCATTTCCGTGCGTTACTCCGCTGCCTGCGTCAGCGCGCTCGGCATCGTGATCCCTTGCCTGACGCCGACCACGGTCGCCGGGACTAACACGGTGTCGGTCAGAGAACTCTCCGCGCTGAGTGTTCTCGGGCTGTCAGTGAACTGCCTGGTAGGCGGCGTGCCCATCTATAAAGGCATTTTTCAATACTGCATGAAGCTGCCCGACCCGGAGGGCAACGGCCTGACTCGCTATACCGGCGACTATCTGTCCTGGCTGGTGGACACCTACGGCGCCGGTGGCGGGCTGATTGACCTGACACAAGGGCAGATCCCCAATGACTACCGGATGGGCGCCGCCAAGTCAGCGGCGACGACTGCGATTGACCGCAACCCTGACCTGCGTATCGGCCTGGCGACCTATAACAACGCGGCAAGCGCAGCCGCTGGCCCCGGCGGCAGAATCGTCAGCAATGTCCTGGACTTGAAGAAAGTCGATAAAAACCGCTATCAGACCACCGAGGTCACACAGGACCAGGCAACGATTAATGCCAATATCCTGAAAACCGCCATAGCGGGATTGGTTCCGTCCGCCAACTCGCCAGTGGCCGGGACTTACTATGAAGTGACCCGTTATTTTCGTGGCCTGAAGCCCTTCTACAATACGACGCCCACCCGATACACCAGCCCGATCCAGTATCGCTGCCAGAAAAACTACGGCGTCGTGATCACCGACGGCTTACCGACGTTTGACCGGGTGTTCCCCACCGGCAGTGCCGACGCCGACGTGACCAACAGTGGCCGCTCGCTGCCCAACTGGGACCTCAACGCCGCCAACGATGGCACCAATATCAATGGCGACGCCGAAGGCAATACCCTGTTCCTTGATGACATGGCGAAGTTTGCCTTCGACATCGACATGCGCAAGGCCACTGACGGCACCGATCTGGCGCTCAAAAGCTGGGACGACACCAGCTTCGCCCAGCAAAACATGAACACCTATACCCTGGGCTTTATCGCGGGCAACCAGATGATGATCGATGCGGCGGACGCCAGTCATGGCCGTGGCAGGTATTACCCGAGCAGCGACCGGGCCAGCCTGACCGGCTCATTGCAACGGGTGCTCAGCGAAATCGCCGCGCTCTATGCCAAAAACGGTACTGGCCCGACCGTCTTTTCCGGCCTGGGCGGTGGCGCGGCGAACTCCTCGACGCTGACCACCGGCGCGCGCTTCTATCAATCGTTCTACGACACCAGCGATTGGCGCGGTGCGATCAGTGCGTTTGATATCGACCCCAATACCGGTGCCCTCAGCACTGCAAAATGGTCCACGGATACGACGGTGGTCGCGGGTGCAACGGCGCCGATTTTCGAGTCCTGGAGCACCGGCACCACGCCTGCGAAAATCACCCTCAATTACAGTAATTTCGCCGCCGCACAGCAGACCACACTGAACAGCGGCCTGCCGACAGGCGTCACCGGTGCTCAGTTGATCGCCTGGACCATGGGCATCGCTAACCCCGCCCTGCGCGCGCGTACCCGGCTGCTGGGCGACATCGTTAGTTCGCCGTTGATTGCCGTTAACCCCACCGATAAAACGTCGGCGGATATCGCGGGCAACACCAGTTACAGCACTTTCCTCACCGCCAAGGCGGCGGGCATGACACCCAGTGTGCTGGTCAATGCCAATGATGGATTCTTCAACGTGCTGAATGCCGACGGCACCCGTCGTTACGCCTATATGCCTTCCACAGCGCTGCCCGCCCTGGCAACCATCGCGACGCCCGGCTACGGCACTGGCATTCATAAGTTCACGGTGGATGGCCCATTGGCGGTGTTTGATGCGCAACAGGGCACATCCTGGCGCACCATCGCGTTTGGCGGTGTCGGCGCGGGCGGCAAGGCTTATTTCGCGGTCAAGCTGTATGAGAGCAATAACACCCCGGTGGCGCTGTGGGAGGTCAAGGCGCCCGATGAAAACACGCCTGCCAATCCTTTTAATAACCTGGGTTACGCCTACTCCAAGCCAGAAGTGGCGCGCATGGCCGATGGCACCAGCATTGTCGTGCTTGGCAACGGCTACGACAGTTTCACCAAGCGCGCGTCCTTGTTTGTACTCAACGCCAATACCGGGGCGCTGATCAGAGAGATTCAGACGCCGTTGCTGGACGGTGGCGACAACGGGCTGTCGTCGGTCAAGTTGAAGGTCAACTCACAAAACGTGGTGCAAGCCGCCTACGCCGGGGACCTCAAAGGCCGCCTGTGGAAGTTCGACATGAGCAGCACAGCAGCCACCGGCTGGGGTGTGGCGTTTGGCGGCAACACCCCCCTTTTCACCACGCCAGGCGGGGCCGCGCAACCCATCACCGCCCAGCCATTGGTGGTCGATCACCCCGTCAACGGCAAGCTGGTCTACGTCGGCACCGGCAAATTCATGGAGACCAGCGACAAGACGTCCATTGCCCAACAGGGGTTTTTCGCGATCTGGGATGCGGACGCCGGAGCGGGCGGCATCAGGAATACCGACCTGGTGGCCCAGAGCATCGACAGCGGCAGCGTGACCGGGCTGAACGGCAACGCTTACTACAGCTCATCGAGCAACGACGTGGACTGGACCGCCAAACGGGGCTGGTACATTTTGCTGGCGACCGACGATCCATTTCTGGGCGAGCGGGTTATCTTCCCGGCGCAGGTCACCCGGGGGCGCATCACCTTCACCACGGCGGCTGCCAATTCCCAGGACCCGTGCGCCAGCGCCGGGACCGGCACCGGGCGTTTGTTCGAGCTGGATGCGGCCAAGGGCGGGATGCTCAATTATCAGGTCCTCGATACCACGGGCGATTCGAAGATTACCGCTGCCGACTCGAAAGTTTCTGCGGTGGCCTTTCTCGACGGCATCCCGACCTATTTCCCGATCCTGACCGGTGTCGGTACAAACCCGGACGTGAAGTATTCAGTGCGGACCTCAACCAATGTCAGCCCGACACTGGAGGCCGGTGCCGCAGGCGGCTCGCAGCGCGTCATGTGGCGGCAGATTCAGTAG
- a CDS encoding type IV pilus assembly protein PilX codes for MRRTSANVCIRQRGMVLVVSLVFLLLITTLGVSSMQSATLQEKMASSLSFRNQSFQMAEAVLRAAESTLSSTSIMPACAYCLPPPESTKVTASGIFKGGGASSGLEWTAWGGGFYLIQKLGLTKTPVVMPSVCPGGATVTLYRVTSVSNQGTSRTVLESVYGTC; via the coding sequence ATGCGCCGAACATCAGCAAATGTATGCATCAGACAACGCGGCATGGTGCTTGTGGTCAGCTTGGTATTCCTGCTGCTGATTACAACACTGGGTGTTTCGTCGATGCAGAGTGCGACGCTGCAGGAGAAAATGGCCAGCAGCCTGAGCTTTCGCAATCAGTCCTTTCAGATGGCCGAGGCGGTGCTGCGGGCCGCGGAGAGCACGCTTTCATCGACGTCGATCATGCCAGCCTGCGCCTACTGCCTGCCGCCACCGGAGTCCACAAAGGTGACTGCCAGCGGCATCTTCAAGGGCGGCGGTGCAAGCTCGGGACTGGAGTGGACGGCGTGGGGCGGCGGTTTCTACCTGATCCAGAAACTGGGGCTGACCAAAACGCCCGTGGTGATGCCGTCCGTCTGCCCAGGCGGCGCGACCGTCACGCTCTATCGGGTGACGTCGGTGAGTAATCAAGGCACCTCCAGGACGGTATTGGAGAGCGTCTATGGGACTTGTTGA